In the genome of Kitasatospora cathayae, one region contains:
- a CDS encoding WXG100 family type VII secretion target: MSDGQFTVTAQEMTAFAGKIEEAIGQIEQERSALQTTVDNITSGWKGQAAEAYKTLQTQVNDDVKKLKESLTAIKHAIELTTKHYASAEEEQKALFGPQG, translated from the coding sequence ATGAGTGACGGCCAGTTCACGGTGACCGCACAGGAGATGACGGCCTTCGCCGGGAAGATCGAGGAGGCGATCGGCCAGATCGAGCAGGAGCGCAGTGCGCTTCAGACGACGGTCGACAACATCACCAGTGGCTGGAAGGGCCAGGCGGCGGAGGCCTACAAGACCCTGCAGACTCAGGTCAACGACGACGTCAAGAAGCTGAAGGAATCGCTGACCGCGATCAAGCACGCGATCGAGCTGACCACCAAGCACTACGCGAGTGCCGAAGAGGAGCAGAAGGCGCTGTTCGGCCCCCAGGGCTGA
- a CDS encoding WXG100 family type VII secretion target produces the protein MSDHILVNFQTLHQASQDVQNSANRIEHMLSELRKEVTKISHGWQGQAQQGYNAQQAKWDSAAQNLKDTCAKISGSLESAAQSYQQTEKKNAGLWQG, from the coding sequence GTGTCCGACCACATCCTCGTCAACTTCCAGACCCTGCACCAGGCCTCGCAGGACGTGCAGAACTCGGCCAACCGGATCGAGCACATGCTGTCCGAACTGCGCAAGGAGGTCACCAAGATCTCCCACGGCTGGCAGGGCCAGGCCCAGCAGGGCTACAACGCCCAGCAGGCCAAGTGGGACTCGGCCGCCCAGAACCTGAAGGACACCTGCGCCAAGATCTCCGGCTCGCTGGAGAGCGCCGCGCAGAGCTACCAGCAGACCGAGAAGAAGAACGCCGGTCTCTGGCAGGGCTGA
- a CDS encoding type VII secretion protein EccB has product MASRRDELNAYTFARKRTVGAFLLPSGGGSDEDAPRPVKAVLPSVLVGAVVVAGFGLWGVFKPAAPLQWDSGKNIIQGKQSTTRYVVLTDPDGKTKRLHQVLNMSSARLVLPADAKVVVVDDGVLDRYPNHGPTIGIPYAPDKLPSKDNASQPMKWAVCDRPGSDDKQETVNQAVFVAAGPDAAALSAKDRMLGPDQLMLVQQADEQQVSTTSGSGQSAAGAAAVFLVDAQGRKHVIGPQSDDKERKALITAVFGPNAVPQRVKREWLDTLVNASPITFPDVKGMTDSQGPNSSVALGNAADRRIGRLVHYQDRNYVVGKDGLFLITPFQAELIRQNPAYQVLYKYDQDKRPRSDDMTPEDQSRFNTDVKLPGTADDWPLKSAAPVNNWQDRQDARLVVCSTFDGMSEDGRTPKRSVWAGTSYPAAYNNGAGAAYVTPGHGLFYRAVDNAGGGNQPGANAAAGSGTDFLITETGLRYSVPANGDGGRGPSPSAGASGAAKTPAPQQSTSNPGSGDQPTQNPDDQPGGNQARLGYQNVQPLPVPKEWSNLVPAGPPLTAKSAAQPQNA; this is encoded by the coding sequence ATGGCATCGCGCCGGGACGAGCTGAACGCGTACACCTTCGCCCGCAAACGCACGGTGGGGGCGTTCCTGCTGCCCTCCGGGGGCGGCAGTGACGAGGACGCGCCGCGCCCGGTGAAGGCGGTGCTGCCGAGCGTGCTGGTCGGGGCGGTGGTGGTGGCCGGGTTCGGGCTCTGGGGGGTGTTCAAACCCGCCGCTCCGCTGCAGTGGGACAGCGGCAAGAACATCATCCAGGGCAAGCAGTCGACCACCCGCTACGTGGTGCTGACCGATCCGGACGGCAAGACCAAGCGGCTGCACCAGGTGCTCAACATGTCCTCGGCGAGGCTGGTGCTGCCGGCGGACGCCAAGGTCGTGGTGGTGGACGACGGGGTGCTGGACCGCTACCCCAACCACGGCCCGACCATCGGGATCCCGTACGCCCCGGACAAGTTGCCCAGCAAGGACAACGCGAGCCAGCCGATGAAGTGGGCGGTCTGCGACCGGCCGGGCTCGGACGACAAGCAGGAGACCGTCAACCAGGCGGTGTTCGTGGCGGCCGGCCCGGACGCGGCGGCGCTGTCGGCCAAGGACCGGATGCTCGGCCCGGACCAGCTGATGCTGGTGCAGCAGGCGGACGAGCAGCAGGTCTCGACCACCTCGGGCTCGGGCCAGTCGGCCGCGGGCGCCGCGGCGGTGTTCCTGGTCGACGCGCAGGGCCGCAAGCACGTCATCGGCCCGCAGTCGGACGACAAGGAGCGCAAGGCGCTGATCACCGCGGTGTTCGGGCCCAACGCGGTGCCGCAGCGGGTCAAGCGGGAGTGGCTGGACACCCTGGTGAACGCCAGTCCGATCACCTTCCCGGACGTCAAGGGGATGACCGACAGTCAGGGTCCCAACTCCAGTGTGGCGCTGGGCAACGCGGCGGACCGCCGGATCGGCCGGCTGGTGCACTACCAGGACCGCAACTACGTGGTCGGCAAGGACGGCCTCTTCCTGATCACCCCGTTCCAGGCGGAGCTGATCCGGCAGAACCCGGCCTACCAGGTGCTCTACAAGTACGACCAGGACAAGCGGCCGCGCAGCGACGACATGACGCCGGAGGACCAGTCCAGGTTCAACACCGACGTGAAGCTGCCGGGCACCGCGGACGACTGGCCGCTGAAGTCCGCGGCGCCGGTGAACAACTGGCAGGACCGCCAGGACGCCCGGCTGGTCGTCTGCAGCACCTTCGACGGCATGTCCGAGGACGGCCGCACGCCCAAGCGCAGCGTCTGGGCGGGGACGTCCTACCCGGCGGCGTACAACAACGGCGCGGGCGCGGCGTACGTGACGCCCGGGCACGGCCTGTTCTACCGGGCGGTGGACAACGCGGGCGGCGGCAACCAGCCCGGTGCCAACGCGGCCGCCGGCTCCGGCACCGACTTCCTGATCACCGAGACCGGGCTGCGCTACTCCGTCCCGGCCAACGGTGACGGCGGTCGCGGTCCGAGCCCGTCGGCGGGTGCGAGCGGCGCCGCGAAGACGCCGGCCCCGCAGCAGAGCACCTCGAACCCCGGTTCCGGGGACCAGCCGACCCAGAACCCGGACGACCAACCCGGCGGAAACCAGGCACGATTGGGTTACCAGAACGTCCAGCCGCTGCCGGTACCGAAGGAGTGGTCCAACCTGGTCCCGGCCGGTCCGCCGCTGACCGCGAAGAGCGCCGCGCAGCCGCAGAACGCCTGA
- a CDS encoding SigE family RNA polymerase sigma factor: MGWIGGGREAKDAEFLELVSSRTGHLYRSACLLTSGDTHYAEDLVQEALSRMYVLWRRSAFTGGRHRIENPAAYTHTVMVRTFLAQQRRRSSGERPSESLPEREGHDADSSLRLTLLDALGRMPAKDRAVLVLRYWEDRSVEETAEVLRLSSGAVRTRTTRALARLRTLLGDSLAELAVR, encoded by the coding sequence ATGGGGTGGATCGGGGGCGGCCGCGAGGCCAAGGACGCCGAGTTCCTGGAGCTCGTCTCCAGCCGCACCGGCCACCTCTACCGCTCGGCCTGCCTGCTCACCAGCGGCGACACCCACTACGCGGAGGACCTCGTGCAGGAGGCCCTCAGCCGGATGTACGTGCTCTGGCGGCGCAGCGCCTTCACGGGCGGCCGGCACCGGATCGAGAACCCGGCGGCCTACACCCACACGGTGATGGTGCGCACCTTCCTCGCCCAGCAGCGCCGCCGTTCCAGTGGCGAGCGCCCGAGCGAGAGCCTGCCGGAGCGGGAGGGGCACGACGCGGACAGCAGTCTGCGGCTGACCCTGCTCGACGCGCTCGGGCGGATGCCGGCCAAGGACCGGGCCGTGCTGGTGCTGCGCTACTGGGAGGACCGCAGCGTCGAGGAGACCGCCGAGGTGCTGCGGCTGTCCTCCGGTGCGGTCCGGACCAGGACCACCCGGGCGCTGGCCCGGCTGCGCACCCTGCTCGGCGACTCGCTGGCCGAACTCGCCGTCCGCTGA
- a CDS encoding APC family permease, with the protein MPDTLRPPQTVTATADGAAAPQQLKRSIGVVGGTLLTLSCVTPASTLFVIVPQLFSSIGSATALAIAIGSVLCIAVAFCYSELGTLIPSAGGEYAMVGTLAGRLAGWLVFIQSLIVVMIVPSVIALGTADYLAPVLHVDKAIAGAAVMLAATLAGLLDLRANAWITGIFLVLEVIAAGVVSVLGFAHTNAQHPSLLHGLVSTDGGAASPVRIGAIIGALGIALFATQGFSTAVYLSEELENPRRTVSRTVLWTLGLSSAIILIPVAAITMGAPDLQTLTSGDISGMVTAWSNSAVGTFISLCIALAIINAGIVMVIQNSRVLFASARDKAWPEPVNKAFGTLGRFGSPWIATLAVGLPGAALCFVKGELLSNITGVAVTAMYLLVAIASLLSRRGHHKHAAAWRMPLWPAVPVLLIVVLVYVMTQLDAEPLLWTGGITAAATLYWLFYLRPRQATRWVISLPEDQRD; encoded by the coding sequence ATGCCCGACACGCTTCGCCCGCCACAGACCGTAACCGCCACGGCGGACGGGGCAGCCGCGCCCCAGCAGCTCAAGCGCTCGATCGGCGTCGTGGGCGGCACCCTGCTCACGCTGTCCTGCGTCACGCCCGCGTCGACGCTCTTCGTGATCGTGCCGCAGCTGTTCTCCAGCATCGGCAGCGCCACCGCGCTGGCCATCGCCATCGGCTCGGTGCTCTGCATCGCGGTCGCGTTCTGCTACTCCGAGCTCGGCACCCTGATCCCCAGCGCCGGCGGCGAGTACGCGATGGTCGGCACCCTGGCCGGACGGCTCGCGGGCTGGCTGGTCTTCATCCAGTCGCTCATCGTGGTGATGATCGTCCCCTCGGTCATCGCGCTCGGCACCGCCGACTACCTCGCGCCCGTCCTGCACGTCGACAAGGCGATCGCCGGCGCCGCCGTGATGCTGGCCGCCACCCTGGCCGGCCTGCTCGACCTGCGCGCCAACGCCTGGATCACCGGCATCTTCCTGGTCCTGGAGGTCATCGCGGCCGGCGTGGTCTCGGTGCTCGGCTTCGCCCACACCAACGCCCAGCACCCGAGCCTGCTGCACGGCCTGGTCTCCACCGACGGCGGCGCCGCCAGCCCGGTCCGCATCGGCGCCATCATCGGCGCGCTCGGCATCGCCCTGTTCGCCACCCAGGGCTTCTCCACCGCCGTCTACCTGTCCGAGGAGCTGGAGAACCCCCGCCGCACCGTCTCCCGCACCGTGCTGTGGACCCTCGGCCTCTCCAGCGCCATCATCCTGATCCCGGTCGCCGCCATCACCATGGGCGCCCCCGACCTGCAGACCCTGACCTCCGGCGACATCTCCGGCATGGTCACCGCATGGAGCAACTCCGCGGTCGGCACCTTCATCAGCCTCTGCATCGCGCTGGCCATCATCAACGCCGGCATCGTCATGGTCATCCAGAACTCCCGGGTGCTGTTCGCCTCCGCCCGCGACAAGGCCTGGCCCGAGCCGGTCAACAAGGCCTTCGGCACCCTCGGCCGCTTCGGCTCCCCGTGGATCGCCACCCTGGCGGTCGGCCTGCCCGGCGCCGCGCTCTGCTTCGTCAAGGGCGAGCTGCTCAGCAACATCACCGGCGTCGCCGTCACCGCGATGTACCTGCTGGTCGCGATCGCCTCGCTGCTCTCCCGCCGCGGCCACCACAAGCACGCCGCCGCCTGGCGGATGCCGCTGTGGCCGGCCGTCCCGGTGCTGCTGATCGTCGTCCTGGTCTACGTGATGACCCAGCTGGACGCCGAGCCCCTGCTGTGGACCGGCGGCATCACCGCCGCCGCCACCCTCTACTGGCTGTTCTACCTGCGTCCCCGGCAGGCCACCCGCTGGGTGATCAGCCTCCCCGAGGACCAGCGGGACTGA
- a CDS encoding S8 family serine peptidase, with product MSGGGFRRTAAALAALAVLGGPLAAPAYADGPGLASAGDCPKPAPDVQTVPWSLQRLLLDELWQGGATTGKDVTVAVIDTGVDDNNAQLAGKVVQGPSLLFDKQNNKLVDGTSKNDTVGHGTKVAGIIAARRSDRTGFVGLAPDAQIYAIRQNDSEGNGDVASLAAAISDVVKYDNDVLKTKDPNKSLIRVINISQDVRGAGDAHFGGYQELKTAIQDAENAGIVVVASSGNDGKEGDTYPGAFPTVLSVGASDRNNERAPFSQYGSFVKVAAPGVEMLSTVPGGGQCVDNGTSFAAPYVSGLAALLLGAHPKWTPAQVRAWIEQTAQRTEPGPNQFIGWGVVDPVKAVTKAPENPPSAPAPDAPVRLAAAPIVPAPVGLGETQADRDGRTATYVVGVGALLVALLIGGGVVLRDHRRKSADRQA from the coding sequence GTGTCCGGAGGCGGGTTCCGTAGGACGGCCGCGGCGCTGGCCGCGCTCGCGGTGCTGGGCGGTCCGCTGGCCGCCCCGGCGTACGCGGACGGGCCCGGGCTGGCCTCCGCCGGTGACTGCCCCAAGCCTGCGCCCGACGTGCAGACCGTGCCCTGGTCGCTGCAGCGGCTGCTGTTGGACGAGTTGTGGCAGGGCGGGGCGACCACCGGCAAGGACGTGACGGTCGCCGTCATCGACACCGGGGTGGACGACAACAACGCGCAGCTGGCCGGCAAGGTGGTGCAGGGCCCCAGCCTGCTGTTCGACAAGCAGAACAACAAACTGGTCGACGGCACCTCGAAGAACGACACGGTCGGCCACGGCACCAAGGTGGCCGGCATCATCGCCGCTCGCCGCAGCGACCGGACCGGTTTCGTCGGACTGGCACCCGACGCCCAGATCTACGCCATCCGGCAGAACGACAGCGAGGGCAACGGCGACGTCGCCAGCCTCGCGGCGGCCATCAGCGACGTCGTCAAGTACGACAACGACGTCCTCAAGACCAAGGACCCGAACAAGTCCCTGATCAGGGTCATCAACATCTCCCAGGACGTACGCGGCGCGGGCGACGCCCACTTCGGCGGCTACCAGGAGCTGAAGACCGCGATCCAGGACGCCGAGAACGCCGGCATCGTGGTGGTCGCCTCCAGTGGCAACGACGGCAAGGAGGGCGACACCTACCCGGGCGCCTTCCCGACCGTGCTGTCCGTGGGCGCCTCCGACCGCAACAACGAGCGCGCGCCGTTCTCCCAGTACGGCTCCTTCGTGAAGGTCGCCGCGCCCGGCGTCGAGATGCTCTCCACGGTGCCCGGCGGCGGCCAGTGCGTGGACAACGGCACCAGCTTCGCCGCCCCGTACGTCTCCGGGCTGGCCGCGCTGCTGCTCGGCGCGCACCCGAAGTGGACGCCGGCCCAGGTGCGGGCCTGGATCGAGCAGACCGCCCAGCGCACCGAGCCCGGCCCCAACCAGTTCATCGGCTGGGGCGTGGTTGACCCGGTCAAGGCCGTCACCAAGGCGCCCGAGAACCCGCCGTCCGCCCCCGCCCCGGACGCCCCGGTGCGGCTGGCCGCAGCCCCGATCGTGCCGGCGCCGGTCGGCCTCGGCGAGACCCAGGCGGACCGCGACGGCCGCACCGCCACATACGTGGTCGGCGTCGGCGCGCTGCTGGTCGCCCTGCTGATCGGCGGAGGAGTCGTGCTGCGCGACCACCGCCGCAAGTCCGCCGACCGACAGGCGTGA